The Bacteroidales bacterium genome window below encodes:
- the msrA gene encoding peptide-methionine (S)-S-oxide reductase MsrA, with translation MRPIRILSLLIFIAVNHINAQKPDPPSSGSSHAFATFGTGCFWCTEAVFRELKGVISVTPGYSGGHVRNPSYREVCTGTTGHAEVCHIEFDPEIISFKELLEVFWEVHDPTTYNRQGNDVGPQYRSVIFYHNDQQKKEAEYLKARLNELNVYGKPVVTEISPFLNFYPAEDYHKEYYLLHGDQPYCQIVIRPKVEKFRKIFRDKLKDTLDR, from the coding sequence ATGAGACCAATCCGGATTTTGTCTCTTCTAATATTTATTGCTGTGAATCATATCAACGCACAAAAACCGGACCCGCCGAGTTCCGGTTCATCCCATGCATTTGCAACCTTTGGTACCGGATGTTTCTGGTGTACGGAAGCTGTTTTCCGGGAACTGAAGGGTGTCATTTCAGTAACACCCGGGTATTCCGGCGGTCACGTCCGGAATCCTTCTTATCGTGAGGTTTGTACGGGAACAACCGGGCACGCTGAAGTCTGTCATATTGAGTTTGACCCTGAGATAATTTCTTTTAAAGAACTGCTCGAAGTATTCTGGGAAGTACATGACCCCACAACTTACAACAGGCAGGGGAACGATGTAGGCCCTCAGTACCGTTCTGTGATTTTTTACCATAATGATCAGCAGAAAAAGGAAGCGGAATATCTGAAAGCTCGTTTGAACGAACTCAATGTGTATGGTAAACCGGTTGTAACTGAAATCAGTCCTTTCCTGAACTTTTATCCGGCTGAGGATTATCATAAGGAATACTACCTTCTTCATGGCGACCAGCCATATTGCCAGATTGTGATCAGGCCCAAGGTCGAAAAGTTCCGTAAAATATTCAGGGACAAACTAAAAGACACCCTCGACCGCTGA
- a CDS encoding S-adenosylmethionine:tRNA ribosyltransferase-isomerase, producing MSEEKPDIYRAETYQYPLPEERIARFPLPERDQSKLLIYREGVIRQDVFARLSDHLPTGSLLVFNDTKVIPARLMFRKKTGAVIEIFCLDPYDPPEYSVAFGRHGECRWKCLIGNRKRWKEGPLEDIRESPEGKVRLTATLENSGNESIVRFNWDPPHHSFAGVLSLFGIVPLPPYLKREAVELDRERYQTIYARNNGSVAAPTAGLHFTPHVLKLLTEKGISSAHLTLHVAAGTFQPVKHEDIRQHEMHTEHFSVSSAFVTRLSTHDGPVIPVGTTSVRTLESLYILGTNLLTGRKTKDHLLVEQWEWKHIPQDIPRKEALDALAKWMHSKGMDRLFASTRLMIIPGYRFALADAMITNFHQPGSTLLMLVAAYTGNDWRKIYTYALENGFRFLSYGDACLLFRY from the coding sequence ATGTCGGAAGAAAAACCGGATATATACAGAGCAGAGACCTATCAATACCCTTTGCCCGAAGAACGGATCGCCCGTTTCCCTCTTCCCGAGCGGGATCAGTCGAAATTACTGATATACAGGGAGGGAGTTATACGACAGGACGTATTTGCCCGTTTGTCTGATCATCTTCCGACAGGCAGTTTGCTGGTTTTTAATGATACAAAAGTCATACCGGCCCGTTTGATGTTCAGAAAAAAGACCGGGGCCGTTATTGAGATTTTCTGCCTCGATCCATATGATCCCCCCGAATATTCAGTTGCCTTTGGCCGGCACGGGGAATGCCGCTGGAAATGCCTGATAGGAAACAGAAAACGCTGGAAGGAAGGGCCACTGGAGGACATCAGGGAAAGCCCGGAAGGGAAGGTACGCTTAACCGCAACCCTCGAAAACAGTGGAAATGAAAGTATAGTACGTTTCAACTGGGATCCTCCTCATCATTCATTTGCCGGGGTATTGTCACTTTTCGGAATAGTTCCCCTTCCCCCTTACCTGAAAAGAGAGGCGGTGGAACTGGACCGCGAACGCTATCAGACCATCTATGCCAGAAATAATGGATCGGTGGCAGCGCCTACTGCCGGGCTTCATTTTACCCCGCATGTTTTAAAGTTGTTGACAGAAAAAGGTATTTCATCCGCTCATCTGACACTGCATGTGGCGGCCGGGACCTTTCAGCCTGTTAAGCACGAAGATATCCGGCAACATGAAATGCATACCGAACATTTTTCCGTCAGCTCCGCTTTTGTGACCCGGCTGTCCACTCATGACGGACCGGTGATTCCGGTAGGTACTACCAGCGTAAGAACATTGGAAAGTCTTTATATCCTGGGCACAAACTTACTGACAGGAAGGAAAACGAAGGATCATCTTTTGGTTGAACAATGGGAATGGAAACACATACCGCAGGACATTCCGCGCAAAGAAGCCCTTGATGCACTGGCAAAATGGATGCATTCGAAAGGAATGGACAGGTTATTTGCCTCCACCCGCCTCATGATCATTCCGGGATACCGGTTTGCTCTGGCTGATGCCATGATAACCAACTTTCACCAACCGGGAAGCACTCTGCTGATGCTGGTGGCCGCCTATACAGGAAATGACTGGAGAAAAATTTATACCTATGCCCTGGAAAACGGATTTCGCTTCCTGAGTTACGGAGATGCCTGTCTTCTTTTCCGGTATTAA